In Daphnia magna isolate NIES linkage group LG5, ASM2063170v1.1, whole genome shotgun sequence, a single genomic region encodes these proteins:
- the LOC116922330 gene encoding uncharacterized protein LOC116922330 — translation MSRDFKGEEGGTRKSRKRAAEREEQLEYRRTQIMLETESSASISINISVPSKDVDVVSEHQNVMISQNEDPPLVMSNSGPVLEFTREIETQPSQYVQLDTASAYMDSDSNFSDDHDVESEDPPSVYLPILSVAYYLSNSLTKKALDHHLQILNISTQGVHKRLTSVHNLMSKYNHLKSEVEITYISRSLKCENVLVVGDDKYPKVHQSCGHKHFKNKSSDCIIIEMPIEKQLKYFLEHHGLSSDTNTQQEDGDTLSDVNSGDGYKALRDQGKIDRFTMTLQINADGAKYFKTSKYSFWPLMAIVNEASYKIRRKFVILLAIWVGNKKPPRNAFMEGSIAKLKTLKRDGFHYNGKLYKIRVLVITVDTIARSAPTNTTQHNGDCGCDFCLHPGQQIFK, via the exons ATGTCTCGTGATTTTAAAGGAGAAGAAGGGGGTACAAGAAAATCTAGAAAACGAGCTGCGGAACGGGAAGAACAATTAGAGTATAGAAGAACTCAAATAATGCTTGAGACCGAGAGTTCGGCATCAATTTCAATCAACATTTCAGTTCCATCCAAGGATGTAGATGTAGTCAGCGAACATCAAAACGTAATG ATCTCCCAAAATGAAGATCCTCCATTAGTCATGTCGAATAGTGGTCCAGTTTTGGAATTTACTagagaaatagaaactcaGCCAAGCCAGTATGTCCAACTAGATACGGCATCTGCTTACATGGATTCTGATTCTAATTTTAGTGATGACCATGAT GTTGAAAGTGAAGACCCCCCATCTGTTTACCTTCCGATTTTAAGTGTTGCCTACTATCTATCCAACAGCTTGACGAAAAAAGCATTAGATCATCATCTTCAAATTCTCAACATATCCACACAAGGTGTACACAAGCGGCTCACCAGTGTACATAATCTAATGTCAAAGTACAATCATTTAAAGTCAGAAGTGGAAATTACGTATATTTCCCGATCCTTAAAGTGTGAAAATGTTCTTGTGGTTGGGGACGACAAATATCCCAAAGTACATCAAAGTTGTGGTCACAAACacttcaaaaacaaatcaagTGACTGTATCATCATTGAAATGCCGATTGAAAAACAGCTGAAATATTTCTTGGAACACCATGGTCTCTCATCTGATACGAACACCCAACAAGAAGATGGTGATACTCTGAGTGATGTTAATTCTGGAGATGGTTATAAAGCTCTTCGAGATCAGGGAAAAATTGACAGATTTACTATGACCTTACAGATAAATGCCGATGGGGCAAAATATTTCAAGACGAGCAAGTATTCGTTTTGGCCATTGATGGCAATCGTCAACGAAGCCAGTTACAAAATTCGGCGAAAGTTCGTAATATTGTTGGCTATCTGGGTTGGAAACAAGAAACCCCCCAGAAATGCATTCATGGAAGGATCCATCGCAAAGTTGAAGACACTTAAGAGAGATGGATTTCATTACAACGGAAAACTGTACAAGATTCGAGTTCTTGTTATCACAGTCGACACCATCGCTCGCTCTGCCCCTACTAACACTACCCAACACAATGGAGATTGTGGCTGTGATTTTTGCCTTCACCCTGGGCAACAGATTTTTAAATGA
- the LOC123472313 gene encoding uncharacterized protein LOC123472313 isoform X1 encodes MCSFFKPKLSLDNMDLIDCMSLLDSWIHSKKVIVFRWTSEDDITPYDFTDYSIPEKCDGKKLLMKTGFILFHCDDISKIAWERDKLIMENIDKTGTRLTSKAKRSLCYPTMVPRPAGYTLDDEDENSSDVLTDLSQSQPQPSKKRTYSELEKENMELHSNIQKLENDVDKLAKECAEYEDKKADVEEELEKLKREQPIALIEKMKEHVLDLGHILKNSAALQASNILSPTASFAGSPVHLNRAVNSDKVFLFKEVLISESSLRKAKVALKTDGNSNKSRNNGIAIIMDALYQSEELANMSLSGNACPSMPGSKPKPAISKEVLNEIIGFMVRYWDQAYKGSILTEQQVKEAVSAKLMAVHTREKKQKKKMLANEASSPLTAGATNTSTVPITTIASITATDV; translated from the exons ATGTGCAGCTTCTTCAAGCCAAAACTTAGTCTAGATAACATGGATTTGATCGACTGCATGTCTTTGTTGGATTCTTGGATTCATAGTAAAAAGGTCATCGTATTCAG aTGGACTAGTGAGGATGATATAACCCCTTATGATTTCACCGATTATTCAATTCCAGAGAAATGTGATGGAAAGAAATTGCTAATGAAGACTGGCTTCATTCTCTTTCACTGTG ATGATATTTCCAAAATTGCATGGGAAAGAGACAAACTAATCATGGAAAATATTGACAAGACTGGAACAAGGTTGACTTCAAAGGCAAAGCGTTCCCTTTGTTATCCAACAATGGTTCCAAGACCTGCTGGTTATACCCTTGATGATGAAGACGAGAATAGTAGTGATGTTTTAACTGATTTATCACAGTCACAACCTCAACcttcaaagaaaagaacttATTCAGAATTGGAAAAA gaAAACATGGAACTACACAGTAACAttcaaaaacttgaaaatgaTGTCGACAAACTTGCGAAGGAGTGTGCCGAGTACGAAGATAAAAAAGCTGACGTTGAAGAAGAACTAGAGAAATTGAAAAGGGAACAACCTATAGCTCTCATTGAAA AAATGAAGGAGCATGTTCTGGATTTGGGacacattttgaaaaattctgCAGCCCTACAGGCATCCAATATCCTTTCTCCTACAGCATCTTTTGCCGGAAGCCCTGTTCATCTTAACAGAGCTGTAAATTCTGATAAG gttttcctcTTTAAAGAAGTTTTGATCAGCGAGAGCAGTTTGAGGAAGGCAAAGGTGGCTCTAAAAACAGACGGCAATTCAAACAAATCAAGAAATAATGGCATTGCGATTATTATGGACGCTTTGTATCAGTCAGAAGAATTGGCCAACATGTCTCTCTCCGGCAATGCATGCCCGAGTATGCCAGGCTCTAAGCCAAAGCCAGCAATTTCCAAGGAGGTCTTGAATGAAATTATAG GTTTCATGGTAAGATATTGGGATCAAGCATACAAAGGATCTATTCTGACAGAGCAGCAAGTTAAAGAAGCTGTAAGTGCCAAACTCATGGCGGTCCACACAAGAGAgaaaaagcagaaaaagaagatgcTGGCCAACGAGGCATCGTCACCACTTACCGCAGGAGCTACCAATACTTCTACGGTTCCAATTACTACTATAGCGTCCATCACTGCTACTgatgtttaa
- the LOC123472313 gene encoding uncharacterized protein LOC123472313 isoform X2 encodes MKTGFILFHCDDISKIAWERDKLIMENIDKTGTRLTSKAKRSLCYPTMVPRPAGYTLDDEDENSSDVLTDLSQSQPQPSKKRTYSELEKENMELHSNIQKLENDVDKLAKECAEYEDKKADVEEELEKLKREQPIALIEKMKEHVLDLGHILKNSAALQASNILSPTASFAGSPVHLNRAVNSDKVFLFKEVLISESSLRKAKVALKTDGNSNKSRNNGIAIIMDALYQSEELANMSLSGNACPSMPGSKPKPAISKEVLNEIIGFMVRYWDQAYKGSILTEQQVKEAVSAKLMAVHTREKKQKKKMLANEASSPLTAGATNTSTVPITTIASITATDV; translated from the exons ATGAAGACTGGCTTCATTCTCTTTCACTGTG ATGATATTTCCAAAATTGCATGGGAAAGAGACAAACTAATCATGGAAAATATTGACAAGACTGGAACAAGGTTGACTTCAAAGGCAAAGCGTTCCCTTTGTTATCCAACAATGGTTCCAAGACCTGCTGGTTATACCCTTGATGATGAAGACGAGAATAGTAGTGATGTTTTAACTGATTTATCACAGTCACAACCTCAACcttcaaagaaaagaacttATTCAGAATTGGAAAAA gaAAACATGGAACTACACAGTAACAttcaaaaacttgaaaatgaTGTCGACAAACTTGCGAAGGAGTGTGCCGAGTACGAAGATAAAAAAGCTGACGTTGAAGAAGAACTAGAGAAATTGAAAAGGGAACAACCTATAGCTCTCATTGAAA AAATGAAGGAGCATGTTCTGGATTTGGGacacattttgaaaaattctgCAGCCCTACAGGCATCCAATATCCTTTCTCCTACAGCATCTTTTGCCGGAAGCCCTGTTCATCTTAACAGAGCTGTAAATTCTGATAAG gttttcctcTTTAAAGAAGTTTTGATCAGCGAGAGCAGTTTGAGGAAGGCAAAGGTGGCTCTAAAAACAGACGGCAATTCAAACAAATCAAGAAATAATGGCATTGCGATTATTATGGACGCTTTGTATCAGTCAGAAGAATTGGCCAACATGTCTCTCTCCGGCAATGCATGCCCGAGTATGCCAGGCTCTAAGCCAAAGCCAGCAATTTCCAAGGAGGTCTTGAATGAAATTATAG GTTTCATGGTAAGATATTGGGATCAAGCATACAAAGGATCTATTCTGACAGAGCAGCAAGTTAAAGAAGCTGTAAGTGCCAAACTCATGGCGGTCCACACAAGAGAgaaaaagcagaaaaagaagatgcTGGCCAACGAGGCATCGTCACCACTTACCGCAGGAGCTACCAATACTTCTACGGTTCCAATTACTACTATAGCGTCCATCACTGCTACTgatgtttaa
- the LOC116923876 gene encoding uncharacterized protein LOC116923876, with protein sequence MQAFGSVTIFCDRQRFGRFDDWAAHLESALNLGNFEEARKLRLMRSKLYGAAAEEFDTFKLNKTVRSQEYAAVKVRLFKLFHSTETRSQRSVEFHNMKRKPEENMHRYANRIRKAFHKAYPMDGILDSATTASREQMMMDRFLEGLPSDVQVPLKYKNFASFQTLINRAEHIALAIGESKTRVRIHEAYASTNAPTNQNELTSVLEALNRLSTKVDQNAATHNEELQQSLAEIKRQLPQRPPQVDGRQKDHNSTQPEAFKRATII encoded by the coding sequence ATGCAAGCCTTTGGTTCAGTGACAATCTTTTGCGATCGTCAGAGGTTTGGTCGTTTTGACGATTGGGCGGCTCACCTTGAATCAGCCCTCAATCTAGGCAACTTCGAGGAAGCTAGGAAATTACGCCTAATGCGCTCTAAACTCTACGGAGCGGCTGCTGAAGAATTCGACACATTCAAGTTAAACAAAACTGTCCGATCCCAAGAGTACGCAGCAGTAAAAGTACGACTCTTCAAACTCTTTCACTCGACCGAAACGCGGTCACAAAGGAGTGTCGAGTTTCACAACATGAAGAGGAAGCCAGAGGAAAACATGCATCGTTACGCAAATCGTATTCGAAAGGCATTCCATAAAGCTTACCCTATGGATGGGATATTAGATTCAGCTACAACCGCATCCCGGGAGCAAATGATGATGGACAGGTTTCTGGAAGGTCTACCCAGCGACGTACAAGTCCCCTTAAAGTATAAAAATTTTGCATCGTTCCAGACGCTTATCAATCGAGCTGAACATATCGCATTAGCTATTGGAGAATCAAAGACGAGAGTTAGAATCCATGAAGCATACGCATCAACGAATGCTCCAACCAATCAAAATGAACTGACCAGCGTGCTGGAAGCCCTAAATCGCTTAAGCACCAAGGTTGACCAAAACGCCGCGACACACAACGAGGAACTCCAACAGAGTTTGGCGGAAATTAAACGGCAACTACCCCAGAGGCCTCCCCAGGTTGACGGAAGACAAAAAGACCATAACTCGACGCAGCCCGAAGCTTTTAAAAGGGCAACCATCATTTAA